The genomic interval TGCCTAATTAGGTGGGGAATCTTCAACATACTTTGCTAGCAAGTATCAACCACTAACTCATCCAAATGGAAAGCAATAGACACCTCAGGCTCAGGGCAAACTTCTTGCCCTCTCTGTTCATCTGCAAAAGTCGGGGGTTCAGAATCCTAACCCTAACTACTAAACCCATGACTTTGTATCCAAGGCTCCAAGCAAACACCGATACTTCGAAGGGATCAAGTGAAATCGAACCTTAATTCGACTTGGGCCCCTATCCCAATTCCCATCACACTTCAAATCCACCAACCGAACAATTTCTCCCATGAATCAACGATTGCCTCAGGAATGATAAAACCAGTATTAATATTATCCATCGAGATCGTCTACTCCCCCGCATCAGCGGCGCCTATCGAAAGCTGAGAGCAAGAGCCGTGGATTTACCtggacgcggcggaggcggattCCTCCTCGAGCCAGGCACGAATCTGGCGGGCGTTGCGGCGGAACATCGCGCCGGACTTGCGGATGTCGGTGGTGaagaggagcgccgccgcgcccaccgccgccaccgtcagcaCGAAGTTGGTCagcgccatctctctctctctctcgctcgctggcggcggctgcgggttgtgccggcggcggcggctggaccGGCGAATCTATCCCGTCGATGCCGGAATTGTCCCCCACGCAATGTATCTGGGCCGGGCCAATGGGCCTGTATATCGCGGGCCTAAACGGGCCGCTGGCTAAGGTTATATCCAGTATATTATGTATTCCCTGGAATCATGAATAATCACGAGGGCTGCTACAAAACGGGGTCCCGTTGCGATGGGATATacatattaactattctttTACATGAGTATCACAGGTATCAGGTTCTAAGTATCACAGGTACCAGGTAACATGTATCACAGGTATCAAGTACCATGCAGCTGATATCTCAAtaggtatcaggtatcagatACAGTCTCATAGAAAGGTATCCCGTTCCAACGGGATACTGTTGTCTAGGTTTTCTGATAAtcattagtttatttttttatgtaataaTGCAAATTTGCTTTCCTAAGATTTTTATAGATTTATTATCTATGATACTGGTTTGTCTCGTTGACACATGGATCCACCTTCATCTCGTACTCCGTGGTTTCCTCACCACCGGGGTGCCGCGATAGAAGGGCTCGATAACCTGGtcaagtttaatttttttaaaaaaaaaggtgtttaTGTagcttgtttgttttttctcGATTTACTAAGATAATTGGACTTGCCACGGAGCGCTAACCATTTCCCAaataggtggtgttcttttctcttaaaaatgaagattaagtttttttacgtaaaacaaggtgatattaacgtatgattaattgagttttaattattataaatttgaaaaatagattaatatgatattttatagcaactttcatatagaaagttttcgcacgagtcgtaccgtttagcaatttgaaaagtatatcacaaaaattttaattttcatctaACTCTTGTTAAGAAAAGAATGGGACCATAGTAATTAAGGGAAATCATGCTAGACTGACAAACCGATGTGCTAATAATCTGTCAATCATGCATCAATGACATAGGTACATAACGAATGCACGTATTGCACTCGACAAGTCCGGTCATGAGCTATTCGGCTCGTGGCACGCATAACCGGTTGATTCTATAGACTATAGTCTATAGAGGGCTAAGGCTACACGTAGACA from Oryza glaberrima chromosome 3, OglaRS2, whole genome shotgun sequence carries:
- the LOC127765776 gene encoding uncharacterized protein LOC127765776, giving the protein MALTNFVLTVAAVGAAALLFTTDIRKSGAMFRRNARQIRAWLEEESASAASRSAKDAPPKKLNGDIPKEKPKEDGH